The Prunus persica cultivar Lovell chromosome G8, Prunus_persica_NCBIv2, whole genome shotgun sequence genome includes a region encoding these proteins:
- the LOC18767767 gene encoding bZIP transcription factor 11, protein MASSSGTSSGSSMLQNSGSEEDLQVLMDQRKRKRMISNRESARRSRMRKQKHLDDLMAQMAELKKENNQIITSVNITSQHYMNIEAENSVLRAQADELSNRLQSLNEIASFLNASNGVFAAGDSSSFNEPTDSFFNPLNLSYLNQPIMASAAEMFHY, encoded by the coding sequence atggcttcttctaGTGGGACATCCTCAGGTTCTTCCATGCTTCAAAACTCTGGTTCTGAAGAAGACTTGCAGGTTCTGATGGaccagagaaaaagaaagagaatgatTTCTAATCGTGAATCTGCAAGGAGGTCTAGGATGAGAAAGCAGAAGCACTTGGATGATTTGATGGCTCAGATGGCTGAGCTGAAGAAGGAGAACAATCAGATCATCACCAGCGTGAACATCACAAGCCAGCATTACATGAACATTGAGGCAGAGAACTCTGTTCTCAGAGCCCAAGCGGATGAGCTTAGCAACAGACTGCAGTCTCTGAATGAGATTGCGAGTTTCTTGAATGCAAGCAATGGGGTTTTTGCTGCTGGGGATTCGAGCAGCTTCAATGAGCCCACTGACAGCTTCTTCAACCCATTGAATCTGTCATATTTAAACCAGCCCATCATGGCTTCTGCTGCAGAGATGTTTCATTACTGA